TTCGGGGGGAACAGAAAGAACTGATACTCACACCGGACTACACCCATACTACGGAGCCGGCACTGAGCTGATATTTTTTAGTACCCTTGGTTTAAACTTGGAATACAGAAAGTTTTTGTTGGCTGATGACTTTGAATCCGATGTGATCTTTGCTGGTATGAACATTAAGTTCTGAACTCAGGTTAACTCAATAGAAAAAATAAAAGGGAATAGCATCAAGTTACTACTCCCTTCTGTTGGCTTTTGAATTTCTTATACGGCCATGGTTAAGCAAATTCGCCTAAACTCTTTTTATGAGCGATTTTCCAATCGCTCTTTGGACAAAAACCGTGCCTATTTCTAACCTCATTCTCTGTAAATTCAATTAACTCTTGATCAGATAATTCTAGACTAATAGGGAACTTACATGGCTGGTTTACATGCCATGGTGTATCTGTGAAAATTTCAAATCTATTGTTTTCAGGATCACGAAAATATAGAGACCAAGTGGTGCCGTGAGATACCGTTTGCAAATTGATGCCAGAGACTGACCTTAATGATGAATTGAAAAGCTTTAGATCACCAATACTTTTCACTCTAAATGAAATATGATCAATTGGACTTTCATCAAGCTTAGGCGAGTGTATGGGACTGAGTACAATCTGGTGGTGTTCTTCAGGACTGCGACTCAAAAAAACCAGACCATTTTCCCCTTCGCCTCTGTCAGTGACAACAAAACCTAACTTCCTCGTATAAAAGTCTTCCATCTTTGCTATATCTTTGACATATATTTCAATATGACTTAACTGAATATTTGGAAAGATTGTTTCATCCATAATTTATAGTTTCATCCTTATACTGCCGTGTTGAGATCATGTTTTCATTTCGAGTAACAAAAGTAATAACAGCATATCCACCTATTTATTAGCAACTAGCCTCTAACATCATTGGAATATCAATCATGCCTTGGCGATTTCTGATACCTTCAGTGCGCTTAAAACCAAAACGTAAATATACGCTTTCTGCATTTATCGCTGAATTGACTGTAAATATCCCCTTGTTGCCGTTATTTAGCGCATTTTCCTTAACCACCTCCCATAATTGACGAGATAGTCCATGACCTTGAAAGCGATCGTTTACGAATAGATGATACAAATGCGAGTTGTCTCTAATCCCAGCTACGCCAATGACTTCATCATTCGCAGTCACCGCGACAACGTAGTGATAATTTGTCGAAAGATAATGCTCTACCTTTTCTTCTGACATGGATTTGAGCAAAACATCGTGTACTGAGGGATCACACGTTGGACAAACATACTTTTTTGCTAAAGGTAAAATCAGCTCACTGATTGCCTTCGCATCACAAATTTTTGCATTTCTGAACGTTATACTCATTGCTTCTCCTAATAGCCAACATTTGAATCTCGAGTCTGCGTCACTTATCTATTAAGTATGCTTTGTGAGCAATATAACATGATAAATATTCACTAATAGATACCTTGAGTCTAATCCTCAAAATCTGAGAGTTAAGGCGTCTTAGGCCTTACTGTCTAGCCATTGTGGCGAAACAGTCCGAGTGGTTATCTTTTCTTGATATTATCTCCTGTGCGATATTGCAACTTTTAAATAAAGCTGGTTATAATCTGCACATCACTTCTCTAGGAGCTAACGCCTAAATGAACAGCTAACTTCCTGACATCCAATATAAACAACACTTTGGACACTCGGGGTTAGTGGGCGTTGCCGCAATCTTAGTACATTTCTAAAATCCACCAATGGTGGTTCTTGCCAGTTTATCTGGATTATCTCGGCATTTTATACGCTCGGCCATATCACCGCACAATGGCGACCCCTTTTGAATTAAAAGGAGGCGATATGCCTGAATTAATTGCATCTCAAATTTCACATCAGCTCGAAACGGGTGAATGGTTATTCCGTTCGATAAATTTATCGTTAAATCATCGTATTACTGGCCTAACAGGAAAAAATGGCAGTGGTAAGTCGGTGTTGCTTTCCATCTTGACGGGGGACTGCTTGCCTGACGCTGGCAATGTCGAACGTCAAGGGAGGATTGCTACGTACGCGCAGCTACCTTCAGAGTTGTTAGTCAGCGATATGACTATCGCGCAATACCTTGGTATCGATGACAAACTTCAGGCTCTGAGGGCTATAGAACAAGGAAGCACTCGTCAGGAAGACTTTGACCGCCTTAGCGATGACTGGGAGGTAGAGCAGCGAGCAATAGAGCTTATGGCTCATTTGAGCATTGCGCTGTCATTGGATGACTTTTGTTGCAACCTAAGTGGAGGGCAATTGGCTAAGCTTCAGCTCTATTATTTGTTTGAGCAAAGTCCGGATATTTTGTTGCTTGATGAACCAAGCAATCATCTCGATACCCAAGGAAAACAGTGGTTGATAAATAAACTCAAAGCATTCCCTGGTAAGATTCTATTGGTCAGTCATGATAGAGCGTTACTACGCTGTGCTGATGTTATCTGCCACCTTTCATCATTAGGTTTGAAAAGCTATCGAGGTGGCTATGATGAATTCCAGCGCCAATATAACGTAGAGAAACAGGCTTTAAGCAGCAAGATTGACACTCTCAAATCAGAAAAGAAGAAGATTGAGCGTCAAATCCAGCTCAATGCCGAAAAAGCCCTGCAGCGAGAAGCGATCGGCAACCGCGCAAGAAGATCAGGCAGTCAGCCAAAAATTCTTATGGATGCGATGAAAGATAGCGCGCAAGTTACTCGCTCTGCTGTTATTACCAATCAAAACAATCAGTTGAAACGTAACCAGCACAAGCTGGAGACCTTAAAAAACCAGCAAGAAGAAGTGAAAAAACAGAGCTTTTATCTGGCTCAGCCTCAAAAGGAAAAACGACCCAATCTGGCTTCCATCAATGACTTTTGCGTAGACAAACGTCGTTGGCAGCCTGTTAGCTTAAGGATAGGGAAGACAGACCGCATACATCTATCAGGTATTAACGGTTGCGGTAAATCGACGCTATTAAAAGCGCTGAACTCTCCCTCGGGAAATCTTCACCAAGGAGTGAAACGCAAAACAAAAACCGTCTATCTTGATCAACATTTTAGTTTGTTGAGCGAGAAGCTCAGTGTGCTAGCTACGCTGTGCCACTTTTGTCCTAATTTATCAGAGCGTGATGCTCGGATTGTGCTGGCTGGAATTGGTTTTCGTAAAGACAGCGTCTTTAAAAAGGTTTCTGTGCTGAGTGGTGGAGAGAAAATGAAGCTCGCGATATTGATGGTGAGTCATCAACCCAGCTCGCCGTTACTCTTGCTTGATGAACCAGACAACCATCTAGACATTGATTCAAAGCGGAGATTGGCTAGAGCGCTAGCTGAGTACCCAGGGCCTTTTGTTTTGGTCAGTCATGATCAAGATTTTGTTGATGACGCTGGAATCAGCAACACACTGAATATAATGGCCGTTTAAGGAAACAGGGGCAAGATTGCCCCTAATGACTTCCGATACTTAGCTTTTTGACTTAGTTAGGGTTCTCCGTCGTGTATTGCGTGCCTCTTTATCACGGGAGTCTGAGCATTTTCTCACGTTTAATACGGATATAGCGTTGCTCTTAACCCTGCCTTAACCCTCCTGTTTGTTACTTTTCTCGCACGATAGTGGGAGAAGATAACAATGACATTGCGATATTCCATCCTTGCTCTGACGCTGGTAGGTGTTATGGGCTGTGCGACAGGGACTGATGTCGATTATGCCGAATTGGCAAAGTCGAACAGTACTCAGTCGCTAGAACCCCCTGCTCAAACAAGTGATAGCAGAGAAACAACTAAAAACACGAGTTATCACCAACGAGCAACCAACTCGACTCACTGACCTAATTCAAGTGCCTGCACTTGAACAATACATCAATGCGGCCTTTGCAAATAACCCCAGTTTTCAACAAAGCGTGATCGCGCTAAAAATTGTATATGCCCAGCAAGGAGTCACGGTGGCAGATCAGCTGCCTACTGCAAGTGCCAGCTTTACCAGTCAATCCAAAGAAGACACTGATGACAGCTATACTGGCGACGTGACCGTAAGTTGGGAGCTGGATCTGTGGCAAAAACTGGCAGATAGCAGCGAAGCAGCACGAAAAGATGTTGCGGCCTCTCAGGCAAGTTTGCAATCAGCAAAAGATTTGTTGGCAGCCAATATCATGCGCAACTGGTTAGAAATCAGCGTCAATCAGCAATTACTTGATATTGAGCTGAGAAGACTGGATGTCTTGGAAAACAACGAGGTGTTGGTTCTAGAGCGTTATCAAGTGGGGCTAGGTAGTCTGGAAGACTTGGATAACGCGAAAACGAGTACGTCGTCGACGCGCTCAACGGTCGCTGAATATGCGGAAAACCTAGAACAGAGTAGGCGTAGCCTGCAACTCTTAACTGGACAATGGCAATCCGAATTGGAGCAGCCAGAGGTCGCGATGACGTTTCCACAAGTCGTGAATCCTCTTGATTCTCTTGGTCAGCAGAATATGGCAGGTAGACCAGATCTACAGCAAGCTTTCTACAACATCGAAGCTGAAGCTCTTCGTACCGACGCGGCTTACAAAGCTATGCTGCCATCCTTCAGTTTGACGGCAAGTTTGACGGATATTGCGCAGTCACCCAGCGAGGCCTTGTTAACGGATCCATTGTGGAGCGTACTTGGAAAACTATCTGCGCCACTTTTTCAGGGTGGGAAGCTCAAATCTCAGGCTGAGATTGCTCAGTTCACCACAGAGCAGAGCTATTGGGCCTATCAGGAAACCTTGCTGACGGCGATTAATGAAGTGGAAAACGCTGTTGGACAGGAGTACTCGCTTGAAAAGCAGCAACTGCACCTTAATCAAGCCTTTACCAGTTCGAAGCGTAGTTTTGTCAGCTACCAAGAGAAATATCGAAAAGGTCTGGTCGACATCTTTGATTTGCTAACTGTTCAGCAGCAGACCTACGACACCGAAGCGCAGTTGGTAAACGCCACTTATCAACGCTTACTAAACCGAATCGATTTGGGCCTAGCTCTGGGCTTGGGAGTATCATCATGAAAAAAAATGCCATCACTCTAGCGGTGACACTTGTTGCCGTTGGAAGCATCTTTGCTGCCATTGGCTATAACGGTAGTCATATGGCTCAGGCGAGCGAGAATAGCCAGTCTGAGCAACAAGCAACGAAGACCTTGCAGCAACCATTGGTGCAAGAAAGCTTAAACCTCCAGCAAGTTGCAGTGCAGATGACTACCAGTGCCAGTTATCAAGCTCAGGTTGTGGGTTATGGAGAAACTCGGTCTCGTTATCAACTTAACTATGCCAGTGAGGTCAGTGGCCGAGTGATCAGCCTATCTGATGACTTTGAGACAGGCAAAGTGGTCACTGAGGGCACCATACTAGCAAGGCTGGATGATACGTCGTATCAGCAGGCGTTGGCTCAGGCTAAATCTGATGTCGCGACGGCAGAACTTGAGTTGTTAGAAGAGCAGCGAGAGGGTGAGCAAGCCAAATCTGAATGGCAACGTTCTGGCTTAGATGGGGAACCGAATTCACCTCTAGTTCTTAGACAGCCTCAACTTGCCAGCGCCGAAGCAAACTTAGCCAATGCAAAGCAGGCATTAAAGAAAGCAGAAAAAGACCTCAAAGACACGGAAATACGTGCGCCCTTCACGGCGTTAGTCGTGAGTAGAGATGTGCAGCCGGGGAGCTATTTGAGTGCCGGTAGTACCGTCGCCACTCTCTACAGTATTGAACGTGTTGAAGTGGAAGTTCCATTGTCAGAGCAGCAATGGGCAAATCTGCCAACTTCCCGCGATATGGGAGACTGGCAGGTGACATTGACTGACAGTAGTGGTGCTCACCAATGGCTTGGTCAGGTTGAGAGAAGGTACCAACACGTAACTCAGGACACGCGCCAGCGGTCACTGGTTGTGGTTATCGATAAACCTCTTGAGGCAGACTCACCCCTCTATCCGGGGACTTTCGTAAAAGCAACACTGAGTGGAGCTGAAGTTAATGGCCTTTGGGAAGTGCCAGCGTCTGCAATATCTCAGCAGGGTGAAATATGGACGGTAGATGAACAAGGTTTGCTGCACAAATCGAACGCCAGCAAGCTATTTGGTCGTGATGGTAAAGTTTACGTCACCCCGAGTTTGGCTGAAGAAAGGGCTCAAGTGGTTGTCAGACCGTTGAGTAACTTCAAGCCTGGTATGAAAGTTACGCCAACTGAGGAGGGGTAACATGGCGCATCAATCCAAAACGCCAACAGGTATGATCGCTTGGTTCGCGCAAAATCCGGTTGCCGCGAACCTGCTCATGGTAGGAGTCATTGTTGTCGGCTTATTGTCGGTTAACTCATTGCGCAAGGAAGCATTTCCAAGTTTGGAACCTGATATCGTGACTGTGTCTGTCAATTATGACAGCGGTGATCCTATTCAGGCAGAAGAGGGGATATCGATAAAGATTGAAGAAGCTTTAGAGACGGTCGCAGGCATAAAGCGCATTACGTCGACCTCCAGCGCATCGGGTAGCCACGTGTCGATCGAAAAAGAGACCAACTATAGTCTCGATGCTTTACTGACTGACGTGAAGACCAAAGTAGATGCCATCAACAATTTACCAACGGAAGCTGACAATCCTGTGATTGATAAGGCTCGGATGCAGGACCACGCTTTATGGGTTCAACTTTATGGCGACGCGGACCGCGCCACATTGCAGGATTTGGCGGAGCAGCTTAAAGCCGATTTGCTAGCCGAAAGCGCCATTCGTGATCTGGAGATTAAAGCGGAAATCGATCCTATGATTTCGGTCGAGGTCAATGAGAGTCAATTGCAAGCCTATGGTTTATCGCTTACCGATGTATCTGATGCGATTAATGCCGAATCATCCACTAGTATTTCAACCAGCTTGCGTAATGACCAGAAAACCGTCCGTCTTAAGGTCTCTGAGCAGGCTTACGAGATTGAAGACTTTAAAGCGATCCCTGTTGTCACATACTCCGACGGCAGCCAAATTAAGCTAGGCGATATTGCTCGTGTCACGGATACCTTTGAGGAAGACACTCTCAGCCTGTCACGATACAACCAAAGCAACTCGATGGGTATTCAGATTGTCATGGATGAGTACAGCGACGTGGTGCAAATCGTAGAACAAGCTAACAAAGTGGTAGAACAATGGCGTAGCAGCAATTTGTTGCCTGACAACGTCAGTGTTGAGACTTGGTATGACAAAAGTACGTTGATCACAGAGCGATTGTCTCTTTTGGCCAAAAATGCCCTTACAGGTATCGCTCTGGTGTTTATTGTACTGGCGCTGTTTTTAAACATTCGTGTCGCATTTTGGGTTGCGGCGAGTTTACCGTTCGTCTTCTTCGGCACATTGTTCTTTATGACCGACTCTTTTGTTGGTTTAACCATCAATGAGATGACCACGTTTGGTTTTATCATGGCACTGGGAATTGTCGTTGATGACGCTGTGGTCGTCGGGGAAAGTATTTACTCGACGCGACGGAAAGATGGGGATTCGCTCAACAGCACGATTATTGGCACATTAAAGGTGGCAGCACCGACTGTTTTTGGTGTGCTGACAACCGTCGTGGCGTTTCTTTCAATTGCAGCGGTTGATGGGAAAATGGGCCAGATTTACGCTCAGTTTGCCACTGTGGTTACCATTTGTCTGTTGCTATCCTTGGTTGAATCCAAATTTATTCTGCCGTCGCATCTTGCCCATATCAATACCCATCGAAGTGAGAAGAAAGGTATCTGGAGCCACATCCAGCAAGGTGCAGACAATGGGCTGGAATGGTTCAATCACAAAGTGTACAAGCAGGTAATTAAGCAGGCGTTAAAGTTCCGTTATGCTGTGCTCATGACCTTTATCGCTTTGTTTATTCTCGTGATTGGTATGCCACTGACCGGAGCGGTGAGAATCGCTTTCTTCCCTGACATTGCCGGTGATACGGTCAGTGCTGAAATCAGCATGTACAACGATTCCAGCTTTGGTCAGACTCAAACCAATCTTCTTGAGCTGGAAGCCAATGCGGTTAAGGCCGATCAGCAGCTGAGAGCGAGTAGCGAGAGCCAAGATCAGAGCACATCATACATTACCAGCCTTCAGGTCATCGCCGATGAAGACCGTACTGGAACCGTACAGGTAGAGCTTTCTGCGGATGCAACTTACAGTTCGGGTGAGTTTGCTGACTTGTGGTTGCAGATGTCAGGGCAGATGGAAGGGATGAAGAAGCTTAAAGTGCTCTCGTCAATGGAAATGGTCGATAATTTTAAAGTGGAGCTCAAAGCCAGCGACGACGCGATGCTTACCCAAGCAGGTAATAGATTTAAACAGGCTCTGGAACAGACATCGGGTGTGAGTGGCATTGATGACAATTTAGATCTCGGCGAACCGCAATACCGTTTTGAGCTAACCGAGCAGGGACGTGCGCTAGGTCTGGATACTTCGAGTCTCGCGAAGCAGGTATTGCAATCCTTCGGTGGTGATATTGTTCAGCGCTTCCAGCGTGGCAAAGATGAAGTGAAAGTTCGAGTTCGCTATCCAGAAGGTGATCGCCAAACGCTGGCTGATATTCAGCAATCGAGTGTTCGTACTCCTGATGGTACTGTGGTTCCTATGTTGTCTGTCGCGAATGTCTATTCGGATTACCAACAAGCAGAAATTACACGCATAGACAACTTGCGCGCTGTTTATTTAACCGCAGTAGTGGATAAAGACGTGGTGTCGTCGAATGAGCTGGTGGCTCAGTTGGAGAAAACACTGGTTCCACAGCTGAACTCTCTGTACCCGACACTGAAAATTGACTTTACTGGGGAAGCGGAGCAGCAGCAAGAGTCGACAGACTCAATGCAATCGACCTTCCTTATGGCGTTGATAGTCATCTTTGCATTGCTGGCGATACCATTAAAGTCTTACGTTCAACCGCTTATCATTATGGTAGCGATTCCGTTTGGTATAGTTGGAGCAATCTTAGGTCACTGGCTGAATGATCTGACGATCAGTATCCTGTCGCTAAATGGTATCCTTGCCCTGAGTGGTGTTGTGGTCAATGACAGCTTATTGTTGGTATCACGCTTCAACGAACTGA
This window of the Vibrio neptunius genome carries:
- a CDS encoding VOC family protein; this encodes MDETIFPNIQLSHIEIYVKDIAKMEDFYTRKLGFVVTDRGEGENGLVFLSRSPEEHHQIVLSPIHSPKLDESPIDHISFRVKSIGDLKLFNSSLRSVSGINLQTVSHGTTWSLYFRDPENNRFEIFTDTPWHVNQPCKFPISLELSDQELIEFTENEVRNRHGFCPKSDWKIAHKKSLGEFA
- a CDS encoding GNAT family N-acetyltransferase — its product is MSITFRNAKICDAKAISELILPLAKKYVCPTCDPSVHDVLLKSMSEEKVEHYLSTNYHYVVAVTANDEVIGVAGIRDNSHLYHLFVNDRFQGHGLSRQLWEVVKENALNNGNKGIFTVNSAINAESVYLRFGFKRTEGIRNRQGMIDIPMMLEASC
- a CDS encoding ATP-binding cassette domain-containing protein, translating into MPELIASQISHQLETGEWLFRSINLSLNHRITGLTGKNGSGKSVLLSILTGDCLPDAGNVERQGRIATYAQLPSELLVSDMTIAQYLGIDDKLQALRAIEQGSTRQEDFDRLSDDWEVEQRAIELMAHLSIALSLDDFCCNLSGGQLAKLQLYYLFEQSPDILLLDEPSNHLDTQGKQWLINKLKAFPGKILLVSHDRALLRCADVICHLSSLGLKSYRGGYDEFQRQYNVEKQALSSKIDTLKSEKKKIERQIQLNAEKALQREAIGNRARRSGSQPKILMDAMKDSAQVTRSAVITNQNNQLKRNQHKLETLKNQQEEVKKQSFYLAQPQKEKRPNLASINDFCVDKRRWQPVSLRIGKTDRIHLSGINGCGKSTLLKALNSPSGNLHQGVKRKTKTVYLDQHFSLLSEKLSVLATLCHFCPNLSERDARIVLAGIGFRKDSVFKKVSVLSGGEKMKLAILMVSHQPSSPLLLLDEPDNHLDIDSKRRLARALAEYPGPFVLVSHDQDFVDDAGISNTLNIMAV
- a CDS encoding efflux RND transporter periplasmic adaptor subunit yields the protein MKKNAITLAVTLVAVGSIFAAIGYNGSHMAQASENSQSEQQATKTLQQPLVQESLNLQQVAVQMTTSASYQAQVVGYGETRSRYQLNYASEVSGRVISLSDDFETGKVVTEGTILARLDDTSYQQALAQAKSDVATAELELLEEQREGEQAKSEWQRSGLDGEPNSPLVLRQPQLASAEANLANAKQALKKAEKDLKDTEIRAPFTALVVSRDVQPGSYLSAGSTVATLYSIERVEVEVPLSEQQWANLPTSRDMGDWQVTLTDSSGAHQWLGQVERRYQHVTQDTRQRSLVVVIDKPLEADSPLYPGTFVKATLSGAEVNGLWEVPASAISQQGEIWTVDEQGLLHKSNASKLFGRDGKVYVTPSLAEERAQVVVRPLSNFKPGMKVTPTEEG
- a CDS encoding efflux RND transporter permease subunit — protein: MAHQSKTPTGMIAWFAQNPVAANLLMVGVIVVGLLSVNSLRKEAFPSLEPDIVTVSVNYDSGDPIQAEEGISIKIEEALETVAGIKRITSTSSASGSHVSIEKETNYSLDALLTDVKTKVDAINNLPTEADNPVIDKARMQDHALWVQLYGDADRATLQDLAEQLKADLLAESAIRDLEIKAEIDPMISVEVNESQLQAYGLSLTDVSDAINAESSTSISTSLRNDQKTVRLKVSEQAYEIEDFKAIPVVTYSDGSQIKLGDIARVTDTFEEDTLSLSRYNQSNSMGIQIVMDEYSDVVQIVEQANKVVEQWRSSNLLPDNVSVETWYDKSTLITERLSLLAKNALTGIALVFIVLALFLNIRVAFWVAASLPFVFFGTLFFMTDSFVGLTINEMTTFGFIMALGIVVDDAVVVGESIYSTRRKDGDSLNSTIIGTLKVAAPTVFGVLTTVVAFLSIAAVDGKMGQIYAQFATVVTICLLLSLVESKFILPSHLAHINTHRSEKKGIWSHIQQGADNGLEWFNHKVYKQVIKQALKFRYAVLMTFIALFILVIGMPLTGAVRIAFFPDIAGDTVSAEISMYNDSSFGQTQTNLLELEANAVKADQQLRASSESQDQSTSYITSLQVIADEDRTGTVQVELSADATYSSGEFADLWLQMSGQMEGMKKLKVLSSMEMVDNFKVELKASDDAMLTQAGNRFKQALEQTSGVSGIDDNLDLGEPQYRFELTEQGRALGLDTSSLAKQVLQSFGGDIVQRFQRGKDEVKVRVRYPEGDRQTLADIQQSSVRTPDGTVVPMLSVANVYSDYQQAEITRIDNLRAVYLTAVVDKDVVSSNELVAQLEKTLVPQLNSLYPTLKIDFTGEAEQQQESTDSMQSTFLMALIVIFALLAIPLKSYVQPLIIMVAIPFGIVGAILGHWLNDLTISILSLNGILALSGVVVNDSLLLVSRFNELTRKHKVPVSEAIVESCSSRLRAVLLTSVTTFAGLAPLLSETSMQAQFLIPAAAALGYGILFATMITLVLTPSLLLIQCDIHNGLNKVKAAVLGHKNLAESV